A window from Rhinolophus sinicus isolate RSC01 linkage group LG01, ASM3656204v1, whole genome shotgun sequence encodes these proteins:
- the RPL37A gene encoding large ribosomal subunit protein eL43, translating to MAKRTKKVGIVGKYGTRYGASLRKMVKKIEISQHAKYTCSFCGKTKMKRRAVGIWHCGSCMKTVAGGAWTYNTTSAVTVKSAIRRLKELKDQ from the exons ATG GCTAAACGCACGAAGAAGGTCGGCATCGTCGGTAAATACGGGACCCGTTATGGCGCCTCCCTCAGGAAAATggtgaagaaaattgaaatcagcCAGCACGCCAAGTACACTTGCTCCTTCTGTGGCAAA ACCAAGATGAAGAGACGAGCTGTGGGGATCTGGCACTGTGGTTCTTGCATGAAAACAGTAGCTGGTGGTGCCTGGACCTACAA caCCACTTCTGCTGTCACAGTAAAGTCTGCCATCAGAAGACTGAAGGAATTGAAAGACCAGTAG